Below is a window of Manis javanica isolate MJ-LG chromosome 2, MJ_LKY, whole genome shotgun sequence DNA.
CTCACAACCTTAGATGATAGTTACTGTAGTTCCTATTACTTTTCACTTGTTTATATTTGGAAACTGATACCCAGAGAGGTTGATAAATTGCTGAAAGTCACAGGGAATAAAATGGTAGAACCGGTATATTAACCTAGGTATTTCTGGCTCCAATGTAagtattattttcactttaaaaagtattttagaatTCCGAGTTTGTCATTGACATCTCAGGGTCACAATTATATAGGGAAGAAATCGACAGAGTGTAGCCCAAGTCCCAAAATTTCTCCTGTAGGTCATTGAAAAATCCTCTGCTGGTCGTTAGGCTATCccttcagcagcatccctggggAAGATGCCGTGATGAAATTGAcacaattgtattttaaaatagatcTAAACACAGACCGTTGTCATTGTGCTGAAGAATGATGGTTCAGCAAAAGAAACTCGGTGAGAATCCCAAATAACGTGGTGCAAGTGCCCTCATCTCTGACCACGTGGCTTGAGTCACAGGTCATTTCAGAATATCTAACTGGAGACGTCAGCTCAGGCAGAGGGAGTGTTCCCTTGGGGAAGCATCAGAGTCTCTGAGGCTGTTCACGTGTCCATCCTCGAGCTTATTTGCCTCCCTGATCTTCAAATCTGCTCATATTGAGAGTTGTGGATTGGAACTATGCATGCGAACAATGTGGAGGAAGCACGAAAGAGAAAACTGGTGCTTGAGAGGAATGCATGGGTTCCTGTCTGTAGGCATGGTGTGACCCTTAAGGCTCCGCTTTTTGGAATGAGCCATCTGGGTTCGAAGTCTGGCTCTGCCTCTTGTTAGCTGTGTCCTTCGAGCAAATAATTTAGCCTCTTTTGagtctgtattttctcttctgtaaatgaaaatatttacctCAAGGTGATGAGAAAATACTCtgaaagttctcaaatccctccccCTCTTAGCAGGTGTGGTGAGAAGCCAAGAAAGCCAAGGAAGCAGGGTTTCTGTTGTGGCTTCAAGAATGTAAAGAAaccacaaggtgcttgggtgccTGGGATTGAAataatgtaacaatgtattcccccccaccaggactcagtggtatggaacggcttgttaatcatagtcagggaagcccattagtttataatacggTATCTGGCTAACTTTTAcaggaaaattaaattataactAATATCCTGAATACATCTATAGTGACCAAATAGCTCCTACTGCAACAGTTTCTGGGTGCCGACTCCCccctagctttgtagtaaatgtagAAAAGTAACAGCCCTGCTCaactcagggctcagacctttggagcaCTCTGCTCTGTGCCCGCCAGCGTAAAATAAACCTCTGCcttccaagacctccaagtgccgcttggttcttcctcagggatccagtccaggttttccagttttccgTAACAAAGGAAATACGTTGAATATTGCTGAAGACAATGAAGATCGAAGAATAAGTGGAACAAGtgaatttacatatacatatgtatttttctcttcttctaatCCTTCCAGAAACATCATGGTAGAGAATATTGTAATACCTCCTTTTAGGAGTCAGGAAACTGTGCCTCAACGAGGCTACTTTATTTGTCACAGATTGGAAAGTTAGCAAGTGTCAGATGCAAGATTTGGATGTAGGCACAGAAGCTGATTTCCCCTGAGTTCCCGGAGTGATACCCTTGGTGTCACGGGCACGGCAGTGCCCTTCCACTCAGGAGCCTCCCCAAGGCGCTCTTCACGTCtttgttcctcaggctgtagatgaaagggttcagcatgggggtgaCCACTGCATACATCACGGCTGCAATCCTGTCCTTGCCGGCCGAGTCGGCAGCAGAGGGAATGAAGTACACCCCGATAGCAGACACAGAGAACAAGCAAACTGCTGAGAGGTGGGagccacaggtggagaaggccttccaCCTCCCACTCGCTGATGGGACTCTCACAATGGCAGCCACAATGCAGATGTAGGAAATGATGATCAGCAAGGGGATCAAGATGGTTAAAGCCCCTCCCCAGAATCTCAGCACACAGCGGTTGGCATAAGTACTGGAACAAGAGAGCTTCAACAGGGGGAGAAGTTCACAAAAGAAGTGGGGGATGATGTTCTGAGTGCAGAAGGATAACCGAGCCAGGAGGAGGGTGTGGGTCAGAGAGTAGGAATGAGCGAGAATCAGGGGCATGGCCACCAGCAGCACACAGCGTCTGGGCCTCATGACCAAGGTGTAGTGAAGCGGGTGGCAGACGGCCACAAACCGGTCGTATGCCATCACTGCCAGGAGGAAAACGTCCAGACCAATGAACCCCAGGAAGAAGTAGATCTGAGACAGGCATCCAGTGTAGGAGACCGTGTGCCTGTGGGCctggatgttcagcagcatcctGGGGACCGTGGCAGATGACAAGCACAGGTCGGTGAGGGAGAAGTTggccaggaagaagtacatgggggtgtggaggcgtGGGTCAGAGCCGATGGCCAGGATGATGGCAACATTCCCTACCACGGTGGTCAGGTACATGCTTAGGAAGGTGCCAAAGAGGAGGGGCTGCTGTTTCTGCTGCTCAGAcaggcccaggaggaggaattCAGAGACACCGAGGCTGTGATTTGCTGGTTTCATGTCTCTGGTGTAACTAACAAATAAAATGGAGGGTGATGCTTCCAAACCTTTTCTGGCCGTAACGTTGTCTAGATGGAAAAACAAAGGCACAAAATAAAGATGGAATCAGAATATTAATAGCTGTGCGTTATCTCACTGAAACCTGAAAGAGCTCTATGAGACAGTTATTACTATGACCGTTTTATTAAGGAACAGAGCTgcctagaaagagagagaggaaaagtttAAATCCGACAACTCTGAATTTAGAGTCTGTGATCTTAACCTCTTTTACCTATATggctctcattcatttattcacaccATATTCAGTGAGCACGTGCTGGGTGTCAGTCCCCGTCTAAGCCCCCAAGAAACAATGGTAACAAACGCAACAAGGTTCCTGACCTCGTGTAGATCATATTATAGTCAGAGGAGTCGTGTAACAGacaaatgaacaagaaaataggtgctaaaatgaaaacaaagtataGTGATGACTAGCAGATTACTTTAAACTTTGCAGTCAGCAAAGAATTTGCTATGGAGGAATGCGTATGAAGGTGCCAGCCAAGGGAAGAATTGGGTGGAAGCGTGTTTCAGACACAGGGAACAGTAAGTGCAAAATGGGGATGAGCACACGTATTTGGAGAGATAGAAGGAGGGCAAGTGTGGCTCAAGTATGACTAGCAAAGGAGAGTGGCGCAGAGGAGCTGAGGAGGTGTGGGGATCAGGTGTGGCTGTGGGGTACAGATTCCCAGTAGGGTCAGAGACCTGGAGGCCTGGGGGTGTGGGTGTTGAAACAGAGAAGGCCCTGATCTACAGGCAGAAAGTCATTCAGCTTCTGTGGGAAGGAGAAGTATAAGTGCGACAGCGCAAACAGGGAGGCCAGTAAGGAAACACTTGGCGTCCCAGGGCGGTAGCTGAGGGAGAGAGTGAAGTGGATGGGTTGGAACTATGTTCCAGAGAGTTTAGTATCTTGCTTAAGGAACCATAGGGGTGGATCTGGGCTCTAGAGAAAAAGGCTTTTCATTCCTCTGTCTGCACCCTTAAAGGTACAAATAGAAAAATTCTctgaaataaatgggaaaaaattaaagtaatttcCTTTCTCAAGGGGGGCTGTTTAAAAATCATATAGCtagattttattgtatgtacctgtgggtaaaattgtaatatttccagaatatctctcctggctttggtacatctgcatataaACAGGCGCTCAGAGGTGTAAAggagtaggctttagtgcattggcatctttcatctccatatcagtgggtaattacgtgggcaacagagggcttatctgtaccagagaggtgagggggagggccggtggttgctgctggagcaagGAGAGAGGGATGGGGCGGACggcagttttgtaagacccttttttaccccaaagagcgttttgcGGTCaacttctttggtcacactgaatccatagtgaacttgcccaggctgaaacccattatcAAGacagtacctcaatataaaaaaatttaaaaattttaaaaattacatagttAAAAGAAACGGTGAAATGATCTCTAGACTATTTCTCAAATGGCAGAATCCCTGAAATGTCCTTGAAATAGAAGAAGACTGAGGGGAGAGGTGCCAGAGATATGGGTAACTCTTGAGTTATTCCCAGAAGGGGAGAGAATGAAAAAGGCAAAGTCTTCAAGGGCCATTTGCAGAAGTGTAGATAGAAAAACCATTTActgtgcttactatgtgccaatgACTTCTACCCTTGAATCCATGTAATTTGTATACTAAGTATACTTCCCTTATATTTTCAGATCAGGCAGCAGAGAGCTCAGACAGGCTAAGTGACAAGCCTaagatcacatagctaataaGAGGACAGATCGATATTCAGATTATGATCTCTCCTCTACCAAACCTAGAAATTAGTCCGTTATGCAGCAACACTTTCTAAGATAGGCAGACCTCTATTTTCGCATGGGTGCTAACGATACTTGTCAACTACTTTAGGAATATAACCAGGTGGAGTAGATCCATCCTGTAGAATGCCTCCACAGTGGGTGTAGGGAGCCATGCATGCTTccatttttatctatttaaatatttattgacttccTATCTTATTCTAGGAATGCCTATGGGTACTAGGTATTAAGGTTATTCTAAACAGACACAGCCCCTGTACTTACAGGCTAACTGGGGAGACTGACAAACAATTAACAGAGTAAGTTAAATATACTTGGGGGCCAGAAGTAGTAATTAACTATATCAGGAGTAGGCGGAAGAAGAGTAAGGGTATTAACCTTCTAGCATCTGTGAGGATGCCAAGGTGGTAAAGGGTCTAGCAGGCACAGGAAGACCGGTGTGGCTGGAGAATAGTGGGCAAGATGAGGACTTGCTTAAAATATGACCCAGGTGGTTGAACCACAGAATCAGCTGAATGAACTGAGCCAAT
It encodes the following:
- the LOC140844958 gene encoding olfactory receptor 1f45-like; the encoded protein is MKPANHSLGVSEFLLLGLSEQQKQQPLLFGTFLSMYLTTVVGNVAIILAIGSDPRLHTPMYFFLANFSLTDLCLSSATVPRMLLNIQAHRHTVSYTGCLSQIYFFLGFIGLDVFLLAVMAYDRFVAVCHPLHYTLVMRPRRCVLLVAMPLILAHSYSLTHTLLLARLSFCTQNIIPHFFCELLPLLKLSCSSTYANRCVLRFWGGALTILIPLLIIISYICIVAAIVRVPSASGRWKAFSTCGSHLSAVCLFSVSAIGVYFIPSAADSAGKDRIAAVMYAVVTPMLNPFIYSLRNKDVKSALGRLLSGRALPCP